A segment of the Panicum hallii strain FIL2 chromosome 1, PHallii_v3.1, whole genome shotgun sequence genome:
TGTGTATATTGCTCGTCCAGTGCACTTCGACGTACATAGGATTCTTGTCAGGACATGTTGATCTCAACGCTGCCGCTCTTGGGGAACCTGCAGACTGGGCACACATCAGAGACCCTCTCGCAGTCTACGCACAGGCAGAGGTGGCGGCACGGCATCACCAGCACCGACGCCTCCTTCCCGCCGCACCACCTGCAGGCCCCCAGCCCAACGGTTGCCGTCGTGCTCCGGCCTCCAAGGAGGCTGGACTGGAAGAAGCCCCCAGGTGCTCCGGGGTTGGGATTCTGGCTGGAGACTGCATTGTCCTCCTCACTGTCGCCGGAGCCTTCCCTGGTCAGGTTGGTGTTTTGCGCCACCACTTCCATCAGCCTGCTCTTGAGGCTGTTGGCGACCGACTGGTTGTACAGAGCAGCTGACTGCCACGACTGGACTTCTAGGGCAACTTGCCTTATCTGCTCGTTCAGTTCCTTGCTCTTCCTGTTCATGGCCTCCGCCTCCAGTTCCTTCTCCCTCAGCTTCTTTCCTACTGCTCGTTCGAGATTTGCCAGGAAAGATATCATCCGCCGCTGGTTCACCTCCTTCATCTGCTTGCCTATTTGCTCAGCCTGTGGGGAAAAGGAGACACAAAGTGAGAGTGTGTTACAAGCAGAGATCAGTTTATCCAAACACCATCAGATACCTTAATGGTTCAAAGGCCAAGTTACTTTGAACAGTTATAAACAAGTGATATATCACATTCGACCTTAACATAGAGAGACGAGCATATAACTTAACAGAAAGGCAATCAGCGCATATAACAATGTATCTATGAATGCTGTACCTACAAGCCTTAGCTGAAACTACAACAGGATATCTGGATAACTCAACCATTCCAACATGGAACTGCACGGCCAGtgtttccatgatggaatgacCAGGAAAAAAATTGTTAAACAAGTACTACTTGATTCATTTTATCCTTACTGTCCCATAAACGCCACATCTAGGATTTGAATATGAATGAAATTGCATCGAATATTACCTGAAGTCTTAAGTAATAGCTAATCTCTTTGTTTTCATTGTCAATTTCAGCCATAAGATCATCAACAAGAGACATCGTAGTAGGCAACGAGGACATGCTACCACTACCAGATGTGATAGACGAATTGTGCTCATCGTCCTCATAGGACAGCCTTAAACCGGTTGATACAGCACTTGGATTGCCAACACGTGCCAATTGATCAGCATCCTGTTGATGATAGTTGTTCAAGGACATTTGAAGCTTCAGCTGCTTCTCATTCCCTGTATCAATGTTTGTGTTCCTTGCTTGGTTCGTAACAGAAAGGTGGCTGTTTCCAGTGTAATTAATATAACCAGAAGGACCAACCGCGGGGACTGCATTGACAATTAAACAAAGGTAAATGAATTTTTCCTTCAGTCAGAGAAAAAAATGGATGGAAGTTATGTGATGTGGCAAGAAGACATTGTTCAGTTATCGAGTTTCATTGTAGCTATAGATGGTAATGTGCGGGTCTATGCTAAAGCAATATAGCGCCACAACAAGATAGCGCTGCGATAACAAATGATGACTCCTAGCTCTGATCAACACTTATGTGAGATGAAATCGTACTTGCATTACAGATATTACTTGATGGTACTGACATAACTGAATGGAAAGCGGATGTGATGGAAAATAGTGGTTCCAAATGTTGATTGCCCCAGTATACTGCCCAATCATTCTTGTAAAAAACTTTTAAGGAACTCATAGAACTAGTGCACAAACATTGGCTCCATCCAGGCAAATACTAGTTACCCACAAATTTGTTCTGGTTCTAGCCACGACCCAAATCAAATCATCATAGCCTCCGCTAACAAATCTGCTAGTAAATAAATGGTTCGTAGCCTCCGCTAACAAATCTGCTAGTAAATAAATGGGACTCAGGAAAAATCACGCAGCGATGAGTATGCAGACGCGTTATCCATCTTACCCGCGGGGCTTCCGAACAGCTGCAGCTGCAGGGGCGTGGACTTTGCATTAAACAGGAACTGGTTCTGGTTCTGGGTCTGAATCGGATCCTCCATGGCGGCCGAGGGGTGCAAAGAGCGCAGGTGGGCACCCACCCGGAACGCCTCCCCGTCCATTCCGCTCCGATCCTGCGACGAACGCACACACTGCGGATGTAAATCGCCGAAATCCCAAACCTCCAATCGCCACGCACGCGAGCAGCAAGGCAAGCAACAACGGATTTATTGCAGCAACAACAAAAAATCTCCCCGTACCAGGAGGAAGCCTCGCAGCAGATTATCCCCcgagacgccgccgccgccgccctccgatCGGGCACGAACCCGCGCCGCTGAAGCGAAGCCGAAACCCGCGCCGATCCGATCGCGATGATCCCCTGATCGAAGAACGCGTACAAAAAAAATATCAGCAACCGAAAATCCGAAATGCGATTTGGGGccgccgcgggcggcggcggcgggattgGGTCCGGGGAAGAAGACGACGCACCGGAGCGGatttgccgccgccgccgatgcccGGTGCCGGCGCGGGCTGATGGGATGGGATGGGGGTTTGGATTGGGGAGTCCGCCGTtgcggcgagagagagagagagcgttGGGAATTCCGCGATTTATTGCCGGTTTTTAATTCCGGCCTCGCCTGGCTGAACGATTTTAAAGCGCACAAGGAAAGTAATGGGAGGAGGAAGGAAAGGAAATGGGGGCAGGGCGAGGAGTAGGAGGAGAGGAGGCGCCCCCTCCAACCGGTTGCCACGCACGCCACTGAGCCACGTCACCGGGCCCACCGCAACGAATTTCTGTTTCGGCCGGTAGCTGGGCTGGCCCACTGCTAAAGGTCCAGAGTGCTGCTGGGCCTGTGGCGTGTAGGAAACTTCTCTGTGCGGCCCGTTTGGCCTGGTGGGTCCGTCCCACCCAGACCAGACATTGCTGCTTGATCGACGGATGTATTTGGGCCTCCCGTCGGCCTAACTGCCTTCCTCCTCTCGCTCGACGAAACCAAGACGGCGCATGATGCACGATGCGCCTGAGCAGGAACTGGAAGATTGCCTCTCTCTGAACTAGACCAGAGTCCAGAGGTGAAAACAGTGAACAGGGAACGCGGGTTTTTCACGCGGTCTCCATTGTATGCAAACAGTAACAGAAGCAGGCAGCCGCCGGATCCAGGGGCCGGCTGTTTTCCATAGGCTTGCTTGATCCAAGCTGTAACCGCCTGAATAACGGCGCCACGAGCTGTTCCATCCGGATCGGTAACTGTGGACGGCCGCTGCCTCACTGGTCATCAGTCTTTAGCAGCCCAGCCTGGCAGCCAAAATTCAGCAGAAGACCCGGGGAGGTAAGAGCGAGCGAGGTCACTGCCGCCATGCATGGCATGTACAGCGGCAGGGTAGGGCATGGTAGATAGCTTAGGTAAACGCGGATGCCCGAAACGCGCCGCGAGAGAACGCGGTTCCCGTGTGGCTTGCCGGAGCACACAAAACTCTGCTGCTCTGCATGCGCTGCGGCAGGCGGAGAGGACCGCGCGGGGCTCACGCGAAGCGCGCTGCGGCACGCGGCAACTAGCAGCGGCAGTAGGCTAGCACTAGTAGTGTGGCGACGATGCTAGTATATTGCTATGCCAGCGAGCGCCGGACGCTAGTAGAAGTAGCTCACAAGGTTGTGGTGCGGCGCGGCTCCCCCGAACTCCTGCTTGCGCCGCTCCTCACCGGCAGCGCCTAGCCACCATCAAATGATCGATACAGCTGCTGCTACGAGCTCGTCGTCCGTAGCTCGATCGCCTCCGTGAAGGTTGATGAGCACTTCAACCGACTAGTCTGGCCGGGTACGTACGACATACCAGCCCCCAGGCACCGATGATCATCGTCGTCGGTCAGTTCATCATCGGCTAATCATCTGTACCTCGCCGGCGGACCGTCGTGCAGATCGAACGAGCTGTCTTGGTCTCTCGGCCCGTCGGTTGATCCATCGAGCtgtggtcttcttcttctcgacCGGCGGCCGGTGGATACCCGATCCCGGCGGCGGATTCGTCGTCAGGGCGACGGGGGGCGATCGGCATGAAGTCCGAGATACTGCCTGCAGGTACGTGATGCATGCTCCTCCTGTTCCCTTGCGATTTAAATTATTAATATTTGGCTGAAAAATCGATGCGTGCATCCGCCAGTTTGGTTTGAACTTCGATTTGGAATTCCTTCCTGCGCCTGTGATGAACTGCGATCGATCCTTTCAAGTTTCATTCACGGGCTTTAATTTTAGGTGTTCGTCAAGCTTGCACGCGGATtgctttccttttccttttctttcgaATTTGCCGAGTATTCGAATTGATCGTAATCGTATCACGGCCATGTCGAGCCAAGCCGGCCCGGCCGTGCCGAGTAAGCCCATCGTGGGCTCGGGCTGGTCTTGCATTGACGACGAGTTTTCACCTTCATCTCTTTTGATAACTTCAACGGCCCGTTTAGGAAGGCTTTGAAAGTATGCAGCCAGCCCATACGACGAGCCTCTGGTACGTAGTAGGGCCGGCCATCCAGGCAATCGGGTGAAACTAAGCCCACCACCGAATTCGAAAGAGCCCTCGGAAACGTGCCTGCTTGAGAGCCCACCCAAGATACATAACAGCATAGATGGGCCTTATTAGTGCAAGCAAAGCAAGTAACGAGCTTCCACTTTCGTTCTAAGGATTGTTCGATGATGAGTATATATATGCTGTAGACCAAAAGCATTAAAAAAAAcactcaacaagcaaagaaggACCAAAAGCAAGCAATACGCATGTACAAGTACCGACCTACTCGAAACCTGCTTGAAGGTGAGGGTAAACAGGCTGCCCTTGAGCCAGTAGCATCATGCATCTCGGTCGTCGGGTGAGGAAAAGCTACCTAGCAGCCTTCCTCGACGAAAAAGATCGCTGCCTCCAGGCCGCAGGCAGGCGACGCTGGGCACGTAGTGACCTGAACGACGACCTGCATCTTGATCTGAAGACCGACCGAGAGCAAATCAGATCAAAGGGGACGGCAGCTTCTGAAGATGCAGCCGGAACACACCGTCCATGCATGCGCAACGTGATTAGCTAGCCAGGGCTAGCTTATTAGCAGATGGCCCTTAAGTGAAACCGGGCCCGCCTGGCAGGTAGATGACACGTCGGATATAGACCGTACCACTACCACGTGTAGCCGCTGTACATGTACTAGCTCAGTAGCGAATCGATCCAAGTGGGAAGACGTGGCTAGTCCAGGGGGCAGGGCCCGGGGCGAGCGAGAGAGACGGGAGGGAGAGGCGTGGCAGCTGGTGGATGGATGGACAGATGCCCACGGCCCATACGGCCGGGTCGGCCATGCATGCAGTGGACGCAGCCGAGTGTGTGTGCACGCAGCTTTGAGTCTTTCCCGATTTGACCTCGGTGCGCCGATGTACTATGCACATACTGGTACATAGAGAAGGAGCTGCGTGTGAGTGCGAGTGCGCGAGCTTTGTGTCCATCTGTtcaactgatgatgctagcttTCGGTCCATATGGTTCCAAGGTTGCCTCATTAATTACCTGAATAAGCCAAGCCAATAcggagttttttttttctttttccaaaaGAAAAGCCAGCACGGAGTAGAGTTCGAGCTGAAGCACTTTTGTGCCTTTTGTTTGCCGGGAGTCTTGGGGCACGGATCCATGCTACTGTAGCTGATTACGAGGCAAATGCAGAGCAGTACTGCTAGTTGTAGTCTAGTCTAGCGCCCCATTCGCTCTGGATGTGCTCCGATTACGAGAGATCCATCCGTGGACTGGGACGAGACCGCCGTGGAATCTAGGTACGACCCCGCTCGGCAACGCGCGCGTGCTACCTTCCAAACGAGCTGAGAGCCCAAGGCAGTCACTCAGCACAGTCAGGGTACTCAGGccaggggaggaagaagatacACAAACAATACAACAAAGATAGAGAGAATATCTATATACTGGGGACGATCCAGTTAGCTAGGTCCGGTAGTGCCGCGCGTGTGCGAGAACATGCGAGCTCGCTTTATCTCGCGAGAGCAGCTCGGAACAGCCGCCGGATTTAGCCGGATCGTGGCCGCGTCCTCGCCGGCGGGATTTCATTCTCTCGATTGCTCGCGATCGAGCTCCGGGCTCCGGCCCAGCGACCTGGCTCTCATCGGGCATCCGGCCTGGCGGATGAGGCACCGGCACAAGGCTGTGTCCGTCGTCCGGCCGGCGTCGGCTACGGTagcagctagctagcaaagGGGCAAGGGGAAGCAGCCCGGTACCGGCAGGGGGGTTGCGTTGCAGAGCGCGCACGTCCCCCGAAGCCACAACAAACACAGCGACTCGCTCGCTGGTGCCTGGCTCGCTCGCTGCACCGTCTCCCACGCACGCCCAGGCCGCACCCACAGCAGTGCACCAGCACGCGGCGTCTTTCTTTGCAAAACTTGCATTGGCCTGGTCCAGCCCTCTCCTTTGCTCCATGCGCTTGGGCACGCATGGACAGCCGCGTTTTTGTCTCTTCCGCGGCGAATCTCTAGGGCGACGCCATGGGCCATGGCCGGGCCTAGCGATTCCCGACTGGCATGCATCCATGCATGCGTGCCACTTCCAGCTCGGACAACCCTTTCTTTATCTCTCTCACTCCGAACCCGGCCAGATGGGAATGGAATGCAACGGAGTGCAGTGCAGCTTCCCTCTCTGTTCATTCCTCGATCTCCTCCCCAGCTCTCCTCCCTCGTGCTCGTGCTCCCTCGTCCCTTCCTTTTTTCAGCATCGGGGGGAGAGAAGGCTTCCAAGTACAGTGCTCTCACTTTCTCGGGCTTCGTCAACCCTCTCGCGCACCTCTACCTCGCTACCTCAGTCAGTGCGGGCGCCCTGCCACTGCAGGCGATCGATCTTTGGCAGGTTGGCATCGACCACGGGTTGCCGGCAGATCGCGAGCCGTATCATGCAACTTTTGCTCCGTATTTACCGATGGCGATGAGCATCGTAATCCAAGCTAGTAGCAGTCTCTTCTTTTTTCACCGAGGTAAAAACTAACATACATTTTGACCCATGACACACACTGTTATCAAGTCTGTGCTCGGGATGGGGGGTCGAATCAAGGGTAATCCATCATGCGCATCTCGTCTGAAACGGAGGGGGGTCGTGATTATTGTGATCGAAAGCAGCCAGGATCCATCTAGAAAGACGGGAGCGAAGGGGTTTATACAATCTTAATCCTATATTAGTATCACTCTCAGCTTTGCTTGACCATCATTAGTTAGGACAGTGGTCTGTCTGAAGGGAACGGTGGTGGCTTTTCTCGTAACCGGTGGCGTAGTAGCTCCCCGGCTGTCAGGGGGGAAAAATAAAGGGTAATAATCGCGCGATGCATGGgccccagcccagcccagcccagccctgAGCTAGGATAACGTGGCTGCTTGTTTTCCCCTTGGGTCTGGAATGGATCGTCCATCCGCGCATCGCTGCGTCGTTTGTTTCCTGGCCTGCTCTCCCGTGACCGTGACGGCGACGCTCGATCATCGATTAACCCACGGCGCGGAGAGTtcacgggcggcggcgacgacaggCGGTAGCAGCGGCCAGTTCTACTAGTCACTAGTGGACCGGGcagggtttttttttttttttgcccttGTGATGATGGTGCGGTACTGTACATTGGGCGGAATTATAGATGAGGGGTGCCTAGCAGGCAACTATTGGGCGATCATGCAGGAGCAGCGCTGTAGCGTCCAGATCGATCGGAAGGCTAGTAGGGCAGTACTAGCTTGGGCCTCTTTTCTTCcatttgctgctgctgctgtacgGGGGGTGTCTAGTGTCCAACTACAGCATGTTtgtcccccccacccccccaccccccccaccccccgcccTGATTGCAGTGTATCGCGGCGggaacggacggctcagatcGACACTTTGCTGCTGTGGCGTGTGGATCGATCGGTCTCTGCTAGCTTAGCTTAGCTGCGGCCGTGACCACGACCAGCAGGGGCGTCTGGAGGAGTGATGAAAGATGAGCCAGCAGCGCCTGAGAACGAAGGCACGGGCAAATTAAGAGATGAGCCAGCAAGCACGCATGATTGCGCCAACTATGAATCTGAATCACCTCGTCCGTCAGCTGTCCTGTCCATCATCATCTGGTACTTACTCGCAATGGCCACCCGGTCCGtccgaccatggaggcgattccGATCCACCTCGGAGACGAAGACGAGAGCAGCGAAGGAGCACGTGATCCTCTGGTGCTCGGCCATCTAGTTAGCGGCTAATCCAACCCATGCAACTCATTACTATCCTGGCCGTACGCTCAAGTGGGGTGGGGTCCCAGGAAGAAGGATGGATGGACCATCCATTCCATTCCTGCATTCCATGGAGGAGCCGCACGTCGCCCCATGCAACGCAGCGCGCAGACCAAAGAGAATTGAGGGAGAGCGCACAGGCACCCCACTCACCttcacctctctctctctctctctctctctctctctctctctctctgcttgTCCTTCCCGTCCCCCGACGCGTCCGGACAGCGACTCCTGCTGCTGCCCGGCCCCGCCTGCTCCACCTCTCCACGCGCGCAGCGGCTGCGAGCTCCCGGCGACGACAAAGGAGCCGACGACGCGAGGACCCCGCCGCGCGCGGTGGCAGTAGCACCAGCACACTGGCACTGGCACGGCAGCACGGGGTCACGCGTTCTCCGTGACACACTGACTGCGCCGCTGGCCCCGACCGCGCCGCGCCGGTGGCGAGCAGCGCGCCGAGCATTGAATTCgaccccggccggccggcccgtCGCCCGCCCCGTTTAGGGGCCCCCGTGGATCCATCGCATCGGACATCTTCGtttatacaattaattttataattaatttatatttaatactttaaATTTCCTCTGCTAGCAACTGCTCACGAAATTTCCTCTGCTCGCTCCGTTGGGTCCGTTGCTAGCAACTGTACTAGTAGGTTTGATTAACGGACAGAGTAAAAATCATGTCCTCACGAAATGAATATGATCTCGGTAATTACAAAAGGAAGGTCCGGCGGGGAAAGTAAAATTGCGTCGTCAGGTAATTCGCGCCACGAATCAAGAACTGACCTTGGTAGTGGTACGATGTGTGGGTGTGACAGTGACACGCTTTCTCACGCCAGGCCAACCTCCCAAGCTTTCACCACCTCGTGCATACTGCATGCTTCTATACTCTTGTTATTTCAACTTATGACCGATTTTGAAGTCTCgatttttaaaattttaaaaatcAGATGACTTCTAAAATCCAGAATCGAGAATTCATACTCAGCTGGATTCTCGATTCTCGATTACTGGAATCATCTGACTTTTGAATTTTTGAAAATCGAGTTTCAAAATCGGTCAGAAGCTGAAACAGATACGGCCCATGGCTTCCCTACTTCCATTTCCCTAAAAATATCTGTTAGACGACACCTTACTTCATGATTCTTAAGAGCTCACTACATGGTTTGATACTTCAGTTCGTACTAAGGAGTACCAGGTAGCTAGTACATTGATTAGCATACACACTATTACACTTACTATAAGTACACGCAACGTGTGTGCCAATATGGACTTGAGCTTATCATCATCAGCCGAGCTCCCTGGGAGACTGGTAGTAGGTCATGTGCGGTGGCAAGCTGGAACGATGCTGCTGACGGAGCAGCATGCAGGGAGCTGCGGCTTTTAGTTAATTCGCATTTCTTTTGGCTTTCTCTTTTGCGTCCATCGATCCCTTTAATTTGTTTCCTCAGATCAGATTTTTTTTTCGCTTTGCTCTTTATCTGCCGAGAGTGATGTCTGACCTTCTGCATGCTGCTGCGATACATTTCTTCCTTTATGATTAGTGTACGCCCCTGCAGAAATTAGTTAGGATTTGCAAGCAGACACGCGCCTTTCCGACCTCATGGCATGTGACCAGGGATTCTCTGTGCACCAATTGATTGCCTGCCTTTGGTCGATTACCATTGAAAATTAATCTTGAGCAATGTGACTAAGGCCCTGTTTGTTCACATGcaagattatataatctagcttaTAGGTGATGGATTATATAATCTGAAATAAGCATGCTTTCAGCCGTTTATGGATTATTATAATCTAGAGGTGTAGATTATATAATTTGAAGGATAAGGTGGAGTGTGTGTTTTCCTGTTAGATTATCTTTCAGATTTTAAGCTGGATTATATAATCTCATGGGCAAACAAACAGGGTCTAATTATTTTGTTTGGGTCAAGAAAATACACAGACATGGAGCTGTGACGTGTTCTTGCTCTCTTTTCCACTTTTCCACCAGTAGCTAGCCTGTGTGTGTTGGTTAATTTATCTCAACCTTATATGAACTACTAGCTAGCATCATGAAACGCACATTGGGATCCATCATAAAGCAATCGAGATCAGCCGCAGAGGATCCCCCAGCCCTTAATCAGACACGTTGCCCTACAAAGATCATCTCGTGCCACTCATCATGACCATCATACACTACCCCTTCCCAATCAACCCCACCAATTAATTTAATAGCACTCCTGTTTAACTCAACCCCGTGCGTGGTCAATTACCTAATTACCCTACCCAGCCAGCCAGCAGCTAGTACACCCATGCAGCTGCTTGGCAATCCTGTCACGCCCAATTCAAAAGTCCATGATCCGGGCCACCTGCTGCCGGAGAGACCATCATGCAGCAGCGACCGACCGACGAGGAGctttcttctcctcctgttcttGGCTTCTTGCATGCGATCCTGCCTGCAGCATCAGCTGCCTGTGGTGAGATGGGCTACATGGCAGCTAGACATGCCAGCTAAGCTCTGTACCTGCCTGCATCAGCATTCAGCAAGTAAAGCAGCGCAGGGAAGAAGAGGACAAGGACAAGCCAGTGATTGGGCACTTGATCGATCACACGGCCGTCGCCGTGCCAACTGCCCTCCTCTCCGTTCCGATCCCCATGTCTGCATGCATCTATCCATACATGCATGCTCAGCCTCAGTCGCTAGCTAGGTTATTATACGTACTGAAGAAACACCTCGTCAAAACGGCATGATGATTAAGCCTAGTTAGGCTGATAATGCTCGCTGGCTGGTTTGTACTCATGCAGAGATTTGTCAAACGGTAGTATCATGCTTTGCTTGCATTTGCATGGCCCCTTTTATGTATCTTATTTatctatatatatgtgtgtgtataGCATGTTCTGTTCTCTTTGCCGCTAGAGGAGTAGAGACCTTTTAGGTTGTGAACCTAGATAGATAGGAGAGGGGACGGTGGTACCTTGGCGGTGACCTTATCTCATGCTGGGTTTAGGCATATTCCAAGCCTTGGCCGGCAAGGTTTCGTGTTCTGCTACAATGTTGGAGGAAACCAAGATTCCTCACAAATCTGTAAAAAAGCCGGGTCCTGATGCATCTGTGACAAGAGAACAGCTAAGCTTTCAGtaagaacaagaagaagaggGAGATGCATTTTTGACAAGGGGTGGAGTTGTTGAATTGATGCACTCAAACTACTAACTAACACTACAGCATGCATGCTTCTCTGAAGTTTTTCTATAAAAAAATTTTCATAGCAAAGGAGTCCAGGTTATTCCTAGACAGAGCGGTCAATGAGTCAAGGCTGGTTCGCATTTCAGTCAAGCAAAGTAAAAGAAAAGTTCTCTTTTCCCCCTAGCAGACCGATGCAGTACTAAAACTTCTGTCCCCTTCCTCTTGCTGGTTCCTTGAATTTCGCTGAAACAGTTGTGGAGTCGCCACCATTGCCGGTGTGAAGGGTTTGAAAAACCGCTCCCTGTTCTTTTGCGTGTGCGTGAAAACTGAAACCTTACAGAGCGTGTCGGTGCGTGGGCTTGCCTCCTCGCATGGTGTGGGTGTGGCCGATCCAGCAGGACTCGACGGCAAAAGCAGCCTCGGTTCCATGCAAAGGAAAGAGACCCAGGCAGGACCCAGCCAGCCGGTCCAGCCCGGCTGACCCTGGTCAATCCAAAAGCTACCTTGCTCTGTGCACTGTACTGCCGCGTAGCTGTACTGCCAGTCCCACGATGGCAATTGCAAGATCTGCAATGGCCCCTGTCACAAGCCAACCTCCTTGTTTTACCCCTTCCCCAAACCAACACATGCATCACcctctatctctctctctct
Coding sequences within it:
- the LOC112883496 gene encoding E3 ubiquitin-protein ligase BOI-like isoform X2, whose protein sequence is MDGEAFRVGAHLRSLHPSAAMEDPIQTQNQNQFLFNAKSTPLQLQLFGSPAVPAVGPSGYINYTGNSHLSVTNQARNTNIDTGNEKQLKLQMSLNNYHQQDADQLARVGNPSAVSTGLRLSYEDDEHNSSITSGSGSMSSLPTTMSLVDDLMAEIDNENKEISYYLRLQAEQIGKQMKEVNQRRMISFLANLERAVGKKLREKELEAEAMNRKSKELNEQIRQVALEVQSWQSAALYNQSVANSLKSRLMEVVAQNTNLTREGSGDSEEDNAVSSQNPNPGAPGGFFQSSLLGGRSTTATVGLGACRWCGGKEASVLVPQERQR
- the LOC112883496 gene encoding BOI-related E3 ubiquitin-protein ligase 1-like isoform X1, with the protein product MDGEAFRVGAHLRSLHPSAAMEDPIQTQNQNQFLFNAKSTPLQLQLFGSPAVPAVGPSGYINYTGNSHLSVTNQARNTNIDTGNEKQLKLQMSLNNYHQQDADQLARVGNPSAVSTGLRLSYEDDEHNSSITSGSGSMSSLPTTMSLVDDLMAEIDNENKEISYYLRLQAEQIGKQMKEVNQRRMISFLANLERAVGKKLREKELEAEAMNRKSKELNEQIRQVALEVQSWQSAALYNQSVANSLKSRLMEVVAQNTNLTREGSGDSEEDNAVSSQNPNPGAPGGFFQSSLLGGRSTTATVGLGACRWCGGKEASVLVMPCRHLCLCVDCERVSDVCPVCRFPKSGSVEINMS